TCCCGAGAACGAGTTCGAAGCCGCCCGAGATGCGACCGACGTGGCGGTCACGCGGATCGGGACGGTGGTCGAAGACGGGATTTCACTCGACGGCGAGCCACTTCCCGACCGTGGGTACACACACGGGTAGGCAGCGGTCGCGGTGCGGCTGCGGTGCGGCCGCCGCGCGGTGGCGGTTGCGGTGCTCTCCTGGTGGATGAAGGGCGAGGCGGGAGTGCGAGTGAAACGAGCACCGCGAGCGGCGCGAGGTTCGACCGAAGGGAGAACCTCGGATGCGAACGGGGAACGGAGTGACCCGTGAGCGGAGCGAGCGCGCCGAGGGCTTCGGCGGTCGCGGTGCTGTGCGGTGGCGGTTGCGGAGGTGGTAGTGATCCCACCGCGAGCGAGTGAAACGAGCGAGCGGGCGCGAGGGTGACCAGCGGGAACCCGATGCGCTTTTGATCCACATTTTGCCAGGGAGCGAGTGAGCCGAAGGCGAACGAGCGACCGCAGCAAAAGGTGGGGACGTGAAAGGTGGTTCCTAGAGCCAGTCGTCGGCCCAGGCCTCGACCTCGTCGAAGACCGGACAGAGCGCCGCGCCCTTCTCGGTGAGGCGGTAGTAGGTCGCGATCGGGGCGTCGGTCTCGGCGCGGCGCTCGACCAGCCCGGACTCCCGGAGGTCGTCGAGGACGCGCGAGAGGGTGCGGGCGTTGGCGTCGGTCGAGCGCTTGAGTTCGTTGAACCGCTGCTCGCCGTCGAGGAGTTCGTAGAGCACGACCAGTCGCCACTGCGAACCGATCTGGCCAAGCGATTCGACGACCGCACACGGCCCCTCCGTCGGGACGACCTGTTGTGATGACATCGTTGTTATCTGGTGGCTCCTATGTCCGCGAGCAGATATATAGGTTCGTATCGTAACCAGCTAACGTCGTGATATCGATAGTACGATTCGACGAAATGACGTATCGACCGGTGATGAACGAGTGATCCCCCTCCAGACGGGGGCTTTCGACGCGGCGGGGGCCGGCGTGCTGTTTCTGGTCGCCCGGATACTCTTCGGCGGGGTGCTCGCGTACATGGGGATCGGACACCTCACGAACGCCGACGGACTCGCGCCCTACGCGGAGTCGAAGGGCATCCCGGCGGCGGGCGTGCTGGTGCCGTTCTCCGGTGGACAGCTGGTGCTCGGTGGCCTCGCGGTCGTCCTCGGCGTGTTTCCCACGCTCGGTGCGGGCGCGCTCCTCGTGTTCCTGGTCGTCTCGGCCGTCACCATGCACGACTTCTGGGCGGCACCCGACGACCAGCGAGGAAGTGAACTGACCGCCTTCCAGAAGAACGCGGCCCTCGCCGGCGGTGCGCTCGCGCTCCTCGCGCTGAGTGGCGTCGAGTGGCCGTACGCACTCGGTATCGGGCTGTTCTGAGGCGGTCACGGTCGGCCAGTGCCGTCTTTCGAGCGACGAATCGAGGTGCCCGCTCGGCGGGGGTGCTGACATCGATGTCAGCGGGTTACCCCGCCGTCCACCAAGAGCTATGTAGGCCACACCCCTTCGGACCGTTGTGACGAATCTACAGATCCGAACGACCGGTATCGACGGCGAACAGCGTGGTGTGGAGGCCGACCGATGAACGTGTTCTCGCGGCTCGGCCGGATCGTCTTCGGCGGCCTGCTCGCGTTCATGGGTCTCAACCACTTCCAGGACATGGAAGGGGCGATCGCCTACGCCGAATCCGAGGGCGTCCCGATGGCCGACAAACTCGTTCCGTTCTCGTGCGGCATGCTCGCGGTCGGCGGCGTCTGCGTCGCGCTGGGGCTGTTCCCCGTGCTCGCCGCGGGCGCGGTCATCGCGTTCCTC
This is a stretch of genomic DNA from Halococcus salsus. It encodes these proteins:
- a CDS encoding winged helix-turn-helix transcriptional regulator; translated protein: MSSQQVVPTEGPCAVVESLGQIGSQWRLVVLYELLDGEQRFNELKRSTDANARTLSRVLDDLRESGLVERRAETDAPIATYYRLTEKGAALCPVFDEVEAWADDWL
- a CDS encoding DoxX family protein, which codes for MIPLQTGAFDAAGAGVLFLVARILFGGVLAYMGIGHLTNADGLAPYAESKGIPAAGVLVPFSGGQLVLGGLAVVLGVFPTLGAGALLVFLVVSAVTMHDFWAAPDDQRGSELTAFQKNAALAGGALALLALSGVEWPYALGIGLF
- a CDS encoding DoxX family protein, with the translated sequence MNVFSRLGRIVFGGLLAFMGLNHFQDMEGAIAYAESEGVPMADKLVPFSCGMLAVGGVCVALGLFPVLAAGAVIAFLAGVTPQMHDFWNYEEGEGQRQGERINFLKNAALLGAALTLLGNALGDD